A single genomic interval of Paenibacillus macerans harbors:
- a CDS encoding ATP-binding protein, translating to MPGRSPSHRRSGRRRARLYAEALREAARPYFREGAVEPGRAHFGLGLYICKTLCERHGGWLSWCNRGQGGARVTAKFLCTTES from the coding sequence GTGCCTGGAAGATCCCCATCTCATCGCCGAAGTGGCCGACGACGGGCACGGCTTTACGCGGAGGCGCTGCGGGAAGCGGCCAGGCCGTATTTCAGGGAAGGGGCGGTGGAGCCCGGCCGCGCCCATTTCGGCCTTGGCCTCTATATTTGCAAAACGCTGTGCGAACGACACGGAGGCTGGCTTAGCTGGTGCAACAGAGGGCAAGGTGGCGCTAGGGTAACGGCCAAGTTCCTTTGCACAACCGAAAGTTGA
- a CDS encoding WG repeat-containing protein, which translates to MDETGNVVIPPQFSSVSPFSEGLAGVSIDGDKYGFINKLGEFVIPPQYYQVKDFSEGLAGFRFKTGGKWGYLNSLGEAVIRPKFQTVWAFVDGLAPVESKDRYGYIDRKGRYVLKNVFNTAHELKSGLGLVTYDGEWGYIDRYGHWVYKPNPG; encoded by the coding sequence ATGGATGAAACAGGAAATGTAGTGATTCCTCCGCAATTTTCGTCCGTTTCCCCGTTTTCCGAAGGATTGGCCGGTGTCTCGATCGATGGAGACAAATATGGGTTTATCAATAAACTCGGGGAATTCGTAATCCCGCCCCAATACTACCAGGTTAAAGATTTTAGTGAAGGTCTGGCGGGGTTTCGCTTCAAGACAGGAGGGAAGTGGGGGTACTTGAACAGCTTGGGAGAAGCCGTGATCAGACCCAAATTTCAAACCGTGTGGGCATTCGTTGACGGATTGGCTCCGGTGGAAAGTAAAGACAGGTACGGTTATATCGACAGAAAAGGGCGATATGTTTTGAAAAATGTGTTTAATACTGCACACGAATTGAAAAGTGGACTCGGTTTGGTCACTTATGATGGCGAGTGGGGTTACATTGATCGGTACGGTCACTGGGTATATAAACCTAACCCGGGTTAA
- a CDS encoding ABC transporter permease: protein MFRKECKKTLKTWTFWIYVAVLLLFGYTQLGTELAKIEPPQPGRESYGMKYVDDPGLIMNGAAACLAGEFAANAYIAYPPPFRFYKNVKLGDAKQAEMKAIVSQLTDGQPTYERFKELMKQADKLIGGGSKYAASDLIQFGQTSKTYEDALAEFNVILEKDRITGALARLFCDYLGIVLAFFPVFVAVALGMQDRRARMRELVYSRRASSLAVVFVRYAAMVAVMFLPVLALAGYATVLTAGDYAGYAIDRLAFIKYSLGWLLPTLMAAAAVGVLLTELTDSPVAIAAQALWWIIALNSGLTHMEGGYGADLMLRHNTIGNTEVFLANIGVLLVNRIGYTLLALALVAAASRIYELKRKGKLHGKNFGLANLFVHRKVQSEA, encoded by the coding sequence ATGTTCAGGAAGGAATGTAAAAAGACGCTGAAAACTTGGACGTTCTGGATCTATGTCGCGGTACTGCTCTTGTTTGGATATACGCAGCTTGGCACGGAGCTGGCCAAAATCGAGCCGCCCCAGCCGGGGCGCGAAAGCTACGGCATGAAATACGTCGACGACCCGGGGCTGATCATGAACGGCGCGGCCGCTTGCTTGGCCGGGGAATTCGCGGCGAACGCGTATATTGCGTATCCTCCTCCTTTCCGTTTTTACAAGAACGTAAAACTCGGGGACGCCAAGCAAGCGGAAATGAAGGCGATTGTATCGCAATTGACGGACGGCCAGCCGACCTACGAGCGGTTTAAAGAGCTGATGAAACAGGCGGACAAGCTTATCGGCGGCGGCTCTAAATACGCCGCATCGGACTTAATCCAGTTCGGCCAAACGAGCAAAACATATGAAGATGCGCTGGCCGAGTTCAACGTCATCTTGGAAAAAGACCGGATAACCGGAGCGCTCGCGCGGCTGTTCTGCGATTATCTCGGCATCGTGCTGGCGTTTTTCCCCGTTTTCGTGGCGGTTGCGCTGGGCATGCAGGACCGCCGGGCCCGTATGCGGGAACTCGTCTATTCGAGACGGGCTTCGTCCCTGGCGGTCGTGTTCGTCCGTTATGCGGCTATGGTGGCGGTGATGTTCCTGCCTGTGCTCGCCCTTGCCGGATACGCCACGGTGCTGACGGCGGGCGATTACGCCGGATACGCCATCGATCGGCTCGCCTTCATCAAATACAGCCTCGGCTGGCTGCTGCCGACCTTGATGGCGGCGGCCGCCGTCGGCGTTTTGCTGACCGAACTGACGGACTCGCCCGTCGCGATCGCCGCACAAGCGCTGTGGTGGATAATCGCGCTCAACAGCGGTCTAACGCATATGGAAGGCGGATACGGGGCCGACCTGATGCTGCGCCATAATACGATCGGCAATACGGAGGTTTTCTTGGCGAATATCGGCGTCTTGCTGGTCAACCGGATCGGCTATACGCTGTTGGCGCTTGCGCTGGTTGCGGCAGCAAGCCGAATCTACGAGCTCAAAAGAAAGGGGAAGCTGCATGGAAAAAACTTCGGCCTGGCAAACCTATTCGTTCATCGCAAGGTCCAATCTGAAGCGTAA
- a CDS encoding PfkB family carbohydrate kinase: MRKINRNRVLLIGGVFIDVIAKVQHVPETGQDIPGEMIDRIVGGCAYNVANVLKQLDVEYDLMVPIGRGIHADIIKKAFNEEGHKLFIEDSSKDNGWSLSLVEESGERTFITFNGIEEYWKDEWFSQIHFEDYRYIYLTGYSLEGQKADVILNRLSKNSSGGKIIFDPSPRISVIKKEHLEKLFALRPIVHSNLSEILELTGEPELEQAVRRLHQSTQSEVVVTLGPKGSFCYNGEHMITLDGKKVPVVDTIGAGDAHTGAFIASLLHGQSLEKACEQGNEAAAQAVQVQGGKFKLNPFC; this comes from the coding sequence ATGAGAAAGATTAATCGTAATAGGGTACTGCTTATTGGAGGCGTTTTCATCGATGTGATCGCGAAAGTTCAGCACGTCCCTGAAACGGGACAGGATATTCCGGGCGAAATGATTGACCGTATCGTGGGGGGATGCGCGTATAATGTGGCCAATGTTTTAAAGCAACTGGATGTCGAATATGATCTAATGGTTCCAATCGGCAGAGGAATTCACGCTGATATTATAAAAAAGGCGTTTAACGAAGAAGGGCATAAACTGTTCATTGAAGATTCCAGCAAGGACAATGGTTGGAGCTTATCGCTTGTAGAAGAAAGCGGGGAACGTACCTTTATTACCTTTAATGGAATCGAGGAATATTGGAAAGACGAATGGTTCAGTCAGATCCATTTTGAGGATTATCGCTATATTTATTTGACGGGTTATTCCCTTGAGGGACAAAAAGCCGATGTAATTCTTAATCGATTATCTAAGAACTCATCCGGCGGCAAAATCATCTTTGATCCGTCTCCGCGCATTTCTGTCATTAAAAAGGAGCACTTGGAAAAACTTTTTGCATTAAGGCCTATTGTGCACAGCAATCTAAGTGAAATTCTGGAGCTCACCGGCGAACCGGAGCTTGAACAAGCTGTTCGAAGATTACATCAATCCACCCAGAGTGAGGTTGTTGTTACGTTAGGACCCAAGGGCTCATTTTGTTACAACGGTGAACACATGATTACTCTTGATGGGAAAAAGGTGCCTGTGGTTGACACAATAGGAGCTGGAGATGCCCATACAGGCGCATTTATTGCCTCATTGCTTCATGGTCAGTCTTTAGAAAAAGCATGCGAACAAGGGAATGAAGCAGCCGCACAAGCGGTACAGGTGCAAGGCGGAAAATTTAAGCTAAATCCGTTTTGCTAA
- a CDS encoding ABC transporter ATP-binding protein: protein MNIEIHNLNKDYGQKQALQNISLTIGQGMFGLLGRNGAGKTTLMKTLATLLRKKTGDVTVCGIPLENAKEIRRIIGYLPQDFSMYGNMSVYEAMDYLGVLSGLTRETRKKRIPLLLERVNLINIRHTKVKALSGGMKRRLGIAQAILHEPKVLIVDEPTAGLDPEERIRFRNLLSELAGERIVLLSTHIIGDIEAACEEIAVLEAGQLLYRGTVKALAGSAAGQVYNAVVPRPELERLRETFVVTGMSMFDGQASVRLLADRKPTANAVACEPDLEDGYMLLMRDHGAQTDQGGTAYVQEGM from the coding sequence ATGAACATCGAAATTCACAACTTGAACAAGGATTACGGCCAAAAACAGGCGCTGCAAAATATAAGCCTGACGATCGGACAAGGCATGTTCGGTCTGCTCGGCCGCAACGGCGCAGGCAAAACAACGCTGATGAAGACGCTGGCTACGCTGCTCCGCAAAAAGACCGGAGACGTGACGGTATGCGGCATCCCGCTTGAAAACGCCAAGGAAATCCGCCGCATTATCGGCTATTTGCCGCAGGATTTTTCCATGTACGGGAATATGAGCGTGTACGAGGCAATGGATTATCTCGGCGTTTTATCGGGGCTAACCCGCGAAACCCGCAAAAAGAGAATCCCGCTGCTGCTGGAGCGGGTGAATTTGATTAACATCCGCCATACGAAAGTAAAGGCGCTGTCCGGCGGCATGAAAAGACGGCTGGGCATCGCCCAGGCGATTTTGCACGAGCCGAAGGTGCTGATCGTCGACGAGCCGACGGCCGGGCTCGATCCGGAAGAGCGCATCCGCTTCCGCAATCTGCTGAGCGAACTGGCCGGGGAGCGGATCGTTTTGCTGTCGACGCATATCATCGGCGACATCGAAGCGGCCTGCGAGGAGATCGCCGTGCTGGAAGCCGGCCAGCTGCTGTACCGGGGAACGGTGAAGGCGCTCGCAGGCAGCGCGGCGGGCCAAGTGTACAATGCGGTAGTACCACGCCCGGAACTGGAGCGGCTTAGGGAAACGTTCGTCGTCACGGGCATGTCTATGTTCGATGGACAGGCCAGCGTCCGGCTGTTGGCCGACCGGAAGCCGACCGCGAACGCGGTGGCGTGCGAGCCGGACCTGGAGGACGGCTACATGCTGCTCATGCGCGACCACGGGGCCCAAACCGATCAGGGAGGGACGGCTTATGTTCAGGAAGGAATGTAA
- a CDS encoding purine-cytosine permease family protein: MEKEQTIILQDGEKTGKPRDLFFMWFAANIGILGIVYGAIIVNFQLSFFQSILVALLGPLSFVLVGYASLSGRDSGAPTFVMSRAAFGFKGNFIPALVGWFGQVGWLSVNVTTGTLVLLSIFNEFGLNTSTPLKFIAWLIFAGLVLASVSFSQETLVKAQAFFTYIFGGLTIIVLAFLIPNTDWHHLFGLKSGSWISSFLPALMFVIIGTGLTWTKAASDYSRYQSRKNSSRSIILNVTAGAFIPLFLIIGTGVLLASKVDGLASAENPIELIGSVLPGWMTIIYLIAALGGITPMCFIGLKSSRLILASFNLKVKDSTAISIHAVLITIIPLYVLVVSNNFMGNFQTFLSYLGIGLAAWIAIYLIDYTFLRRRAGYSKSLLEDSSFNPFNAGGVIGWILGVSAALILKNFIESSYYIPITLLISGGYYYISIRAKIKQTSEVIYEKD; this comes from the coding sequence ATGGAGAAAGAGCAGACAATTATTCTTCAAGATGGTGAAAAAACGGGTAAACCGCGGGATTTATTTTTTATGTGGTTTGCAGCGAACATCGGAATATTAGGAATTGTATACGGTGCAATAATTGTAAACTTCCAATTAAGCTTTTTTCAGTCGATTTTAGTCGCCCTTCTCGGGCCGTTGTCTTTTGTACTGGTCGGGTATGCGAGTTTGTCCGGACGTGACAGTGGGGCGCCAACCTTCGTCATGTCCAGAGCAGCGTTCGGCTTTAAAGGTAATTTCATACCTGCTTTAGTAGGATGGTTTGGCCAAGTAGGCTGGTTATCGGTGAATGTCACGACCGGTACTTTGGTGCTCCTGTCGATCTTTAATGAATTCGGGTTAAATACAAGCACACCTTTAAAATTTATAGCCTGGTTAATCTTTGCGGGTTTGGTATTGGCGTCCGTATCGTTTAGCCAGGAAACACTGGTTAAAGCCCAAGCTTTCTTTACTTATATTTTTGGCGGCCTGACCATTATCGTACTGGCTTTCCTCATACCGAATACGGATTGGCACCATCTTTTTGGCTTGAAGTCCGGATCATGGATTTCCAGCTTCTTGCCGGCCTTGATGTTTGTCATTATAGGAACAGGACTTACTTGGACGAAGGCGGCTTCTGATTACAGTCGCTATCAAAGCAGAAAGAATTCTTCAAGATCAATCATCTTAAATGTGACCGCAGGAGCGTTCATTCCCCTATTTCTAATTATTGGAACAGGCGTTCTATTAGCGTCCAAGGTAGATGGACTAGCGAGTGCTGAAAATCCTATAGAACTAATTGGAAGCGTTTTACCGGGGTGGATGACCATTATCTATTTAATTGCCGCGCTTGGAGGAATAACTCCTATGTGCTTTATTGGACTGAAATCATCAAGACTCATTCTTGCTTCGTTTAATTTAAAGGTTAAAGACTCCACTGCCATTTCTATTCATGCTGTCCTAATCACAATTATCCCACTTTATGTACTTGTTGTTTCCAACAACTTTATGGGAAATTTCCAAACCTTTTTAAGTTACTTAGGTATTGGTTTAGCCGCATGGATAGCTATATATTTAATTGACTATACTTTCTTAAGAAGACGCGCCGGATACAGCAAATCATTGTTGGAGGATTCTTCGTTCAATCCGTTTAATGCTGGTGGTGTAATCGGCTGGATTTTAGGTGTCAGTGCGGCTTTGATCCTGAAGAATTTTATTGAATCCAGTTATTACATCCCCATTACTCTATTAATCAGTGGAGGTTACTATTACATCTCCATACGAGCGAAAATTAAACAGACGAGTGAGGTTATATATGAGAAAGATTAA
- a CDS encoding ADP-ribosylglycohydrolase family protein: protein MKVLGMLYGMAIGDALGMPSELWSRKKVKSHFGNITEFLDGPKENDVACNFTKGQFTDDTTQALLILDALIENDFIPSDTLIAEKLLNWAIRIDAFENNILGPSSKMALLAIKEGKDVETFTSKALTNGAAMRIAPIGALFSTAQSKELAQYVYEVSKVTHSTDVSIGGAAMIAYAVSASIEDKNWEQIIKGALNIYELASMNGAETFAASIPERLKLGIEFADRYQDDEETFTQKIYNVIGCGTMTSESVPAALAIAYYAKDPNRCALICANLGGDTDTIGAMATAICGAKYGYDAIRKDWIETIDRENNVDLKKYAHLLESHKSQFKGV, encoded by the coding sequence ATGAAGGTACTAGGTATGTTATATGGTATGGCAATAGGAGACGCGCTTGGGATGCCTTCTGAGCTGTGGAGCCGTAAAAAAGTGAAATCTCATTTTGGTAATATTACTGAATTTTTAGATGGTCCAAAAGAAAATGACGTTGCTTGTAATTTTACTAAAGGACAATTTACAGACGATACGACACAGGCACTGCTTATTTTAGATGCTTTAATTGAAAATGATTTTATTCCTTCAGACACTTTAATTGCTGAAAAACTCCTGAATTGGGCAATCCGAATCGATGCTTTTGAAAATAATATATTAGGTCCAAGTTCAAAAATGGCTCTCCTGGCAATTAAAGAAGGAAAAGATGTAGAAACATTTACGAGCAAGGCGCTTACAAACGGGGCGGCAATGAGGATTGCTCCCATTGGTGCCTTATTCTCGACAGCTCAATCTAAAGAGTTAGCGCAATACGTATATGAAGTGAGTAAAGTAACTCACTCGACTGATGTATCCATCGGCGGTGCGGCCATGATTGCCTATGCTGTAAGCGCTTCAATAGAAGACAAAAACTGGGAGCAAATTATTAAGGGAGCTCTCAATATCTATGAACTGGCTTCAATGAATGGGGCGGAAACCTTTGCGGCCTCCATTCCGGAGCGCTTGAAGCTTGGCATTGAATTTGCTGATAGATACCAGGATGACGAAGAAACTTTCACACAGAAAATTTATAATGTCATTGGTTGCGGTACAATGACAAGTGAATCAGTTCCGGCTGCACTGGCGATTGCCTATTATGCGAAAGACCCGAATCGATGTGCTTTAATCTGTGCAAACCTTGGCGGAGATACCGATACGATCGGCGCGATGGCGACTGCTATTTGCGGAGCAAAATATGGTTACGATGCGATCCGTAAAGATTGGATTGAAACCATTGATCGTGAAAATAATGTAGACTTGAAAAAATATGCTCATTTGTTAGAATCCCATAAGTCACAATTTAAAGGGGTGTAA
- a CDS encoding DUF6630 family protein: MSEKALIPLIFEEDQDLLNNPEILDKYSDLVDYGFATKRFLYLDHRGEENQEIVNYILDYEFAHNLELASEEELEELGEFAYEYVPEKIKEVNKLISPKGYGLFYYPTGGDFCALFISNLEHKSKLLEVEIVDDEWTPIQERYIQYFE; encoded by the coding sequence ATGTCAGAAAAAGCGCTCATCCCCCTTATTTTCGAGGAAGATCAAGACTTGTTAAATAACCCCGAGATACTGGATAAGTACTCGGACTTAGTAGATTACGGATTTGCTACGAAGCGATTTCTCTATCTCGATCATCGAGGCGAAGAGAATCAAGAGATTGTGAACTATATTTTGGATTATGAATTCGCCCATAACCTTGAATTGGCTTCCGAAGAGGAACTCGAGGAACTGGGGGAGTTTGCGTATGAATATGTGCCGGAAAAGATCAAAGAAGTGAACAAGCTTATTTCGCCCAAAGGCTACGGCTTATTCTATTATCCAACCGGCGGCGACTTCTGCGCCCTGTTTATATCTAACTTGGAGCATAAATCCAAATTGCTGGAAGTTGAAATCGTGGACGATGAATGGACGCCTATCCAGGAAAGATATATTCAGTATTTTGAATAA
- a CDS encoding ATP-binding protein has product MECVIFIGIQASGKSTFYKEKFFKTHMRINLDMLRSRHRENVFLEASLRTSLPFVVDNTNPAVEDRKKYIELAKKHKFKIVGYYFEPNYDLSYERNEQRQGKEKVAEIGIRSTLKKLQPPSYSEGFDELYLVKSHSDGFVIEKMTKD; this is encoded by the coding sequence ATGGAATGTGTTATTTTCATCGGAATTCAGGCTTCCGGGAAATCAACATTTTACAAGGAAAAATTCTTTAAAACCCATATGAGGATAAACCTCGACATGTTAAGATCCAGGCATCGGGAGAATGTTTTTCTGGAAGCCTCCCTTCGTACCAGCCTGCCCTTTGTAGTGGATAATACGAATCCTGCCGTGGAGGATCGGAAAAAATATATCGAATTAGCTAAAAAACATAAATTTAAAATCGTGGGTTATTATTTTGAACCCAATTATGATTTATCGTATGAGCGAAACGAACAGAGGCAAGGGAAAGAAAAGGTCGCAGAAATAGGGATCAGAAGCACATTAAAAAAATTGCAGCCCCCTTCATATAGTGAGGGATTTGACGAGCTGTATCTAGTGAAGTCGCATAGTGATGGGTTTGTGATTGAAAAGATGACAAAGGATTGA
- a CDS encoding response regulator transcription factor: MSQTLLIVDDEADIVALLKDYFELGGYSVLTAGNGYEALQQMEKSPDLVLLDINMPEMDGLAVCAKIRRFAACPILFLTAKAEDADKIIGFRTGGDDYIVKPFSIEELGARVAAHLRREERSHSRSKAKFAGDLVIDYGERAVFYRNEPVPLAKKEFEIIAFLSQNAGQVFDKERIYERLWGFDSEGDNAVVAEHIRRIRAKLASAECPNCIETVWGVGYKWIG; the protein is encoded by the coding sequence ATGAGCCAGACACTGCTAATCGTTGACGATGAAGCGGATATCGTCGCGCTGCTGAAGGATTATTTTGAATTGGGCGGTTATTCCGTACTGACCGCGGGCAACGGTTACGAGGCGCTACAGCAAATGGAAAAATCCCCAGACCTGGTGCTGCTGGACATCAACATGCCGGAGATGGACGGACTTGCGGTATGCGCGAAAATCCGCCGGTTCGCCGCTTGTCCGATTCTGTTTTTAACGGCGAAGGCGGAGGATGCCGATAAGATCATCGGATTTCGCACGGGTGGAGACGATTACATCGTTAAACCGTTCTCCATCGAGGAGCTTGGCGCCAGAGTCGCTGCGCATCTGCGGCGGGAGGAGCGGAGCCACTCCCGTTCCAAGGCGAAATTCGCAGGCGATCTCGTGATCGACTATGGCGAACGAGCCGTTTTTTACCGCAATGAACCGGTTCCGCTGGCGAAAAAAGAATTCGAGATCATCGCCTTTTTGTCCCAAAATGCCGGTCAGGTGTTCGATAAAGAGCGGATCTACGAGCGCCTGTGGGGCTTCGACAGCGAGGGAGACAACGCCGTGGTCGCCGAGCATATCCGCAGAATCCGCGCCAAGCTGGCTTCGGCCGAATGTCCCAACTGCATCGAAACCGTATGGGGGGTCGGATACAAATGGATCGGGTAA
- a CDS encoding GntR family transcriptional regulator — MLNKYNDIPLYVQLKNKLREKILNGSLKEGEVLPSENQLMRDFGITRSTIRRAVEELVKEGLVEKEQGKGAFVRLRQTKQNLWNFQGFTDLSLKKNQQPVTRVLKKEIVIENNITYFKLERVRGTKLNDKTRWLTIDQSMLPLELFKGIDQFDFNSTSLYQTLRKEYQIFPHHVVLDINPIISNDEMCERLELDSPIPLLEARGTVYSKDGMEIEKIHIIYGPHFQFKLNQYI; from the coding sequence ATGTTAAACAAGTATAATGATATCCCGTTATATGTTCAGTTAAAAAATAAATTACGTGAAAAAATCTTAAATGGCAGTTTAAAAGAGGGTGAAGTGTTGCCTTCGGAAAATCAGTTAATGAGAGATTTCGGTATTACACGCAGTACCATAAGAAGAGCCGTTGAAGAATTGGTGAAAGAAGGACTTGTGGAAAAAGAACAGGGGAAAGGTGCTTTTGTAAGGCTGCGTCAAACCAAACAGAATCTTTGGAACTTTCAAGGGTTTACCGATCTGTCCTTAAAGAAGAACCAACAACCTGTTACTAGAGTGCTGAAAAAAGAAATTGTTATAGAAAACAATATTACCTATTTTAAACTGGAACGTGTACGTGGAACAAAGTTAAATGACAAAACAAGATGGTTGACCATCGATCAATCCATGCTTCCTCTTGAACTATTTAAAGGTATTGATCAGTTTGATTTTAATAGTACTTCTCTATATCAAACCTTACGTAAGGAATATCAAATATTTCCACATCATGTAGTTTTGGATATCAACCCCATTATAAGCAATGATGAAATGTGCGAGAGATTGGAGCTGGACAGTCCAATTCCTTTGCTTGAGGCCAGAGGAACTGTATATAGCAAGGACGGCATGGAGATTGAAAAAATACACATTATTTATGGACCGCATTTTCAGTTTAAATTAAATCAGTATATATAA
- a CDS encoding WG repeat-containing protein encodes MAYVWSFDNKKGYINSKNELAIELTGDHDYEGNFENALAIVGTNGIYGCINKTGQYVVEPIFERIIGVNPNGTFSALINWKSGTI; translated from the coding sequence TTGGCCTATGTATGGAGTTTTGATAACAAAAAGGGCTATATCAATTCGAAAAATGAACTGGCGATAGAACTAACGGGAGATCATGATTATGAGGGGAATTTTGAGAATGCGCTTGCCATTGTAGGTACAAATGGTATATACGGTTGTATAAACAAAACCGGTCAGTATGTAGTGGAGCCGATCTTTGAACGAATCATTGGGGTTAATCCCAACGGGACATTTTCAGCTTTAATCAATTGGAAAAGCGGGACTATATGA
- a CDS encoding tRNA(His) guanylyltransferase Thg1 family protein, whose product MKKDDFGNRMKGYENVFRQTLPQRLPVIIRIDGSHFHTFTRDMKKPFDEALIQAFWETCKYLAQNMMGCKLIYHQSDEISILLTNYDKLTTQSWFENNLQKMVSVSASMATAKFNEVIKEAYPDKPLATFDSRAWVLPHDEVTNYFLWRQQDATKNSISMVAQANFPHEELQGLDGGKLQDKLFLEKGINWNDLPVWQKRGACITKQFYKKGEAIRSKWDVDLNTPIFSQDREYINQFVYLSKDE is encoded by the coding sequence ATGAAAAAAGACGACTTTGGCAACCGAATGAAGGGGTATGAGAACGTTTTTAGACAAACGCTTCCTCAGCGGCTCCCGGTGATCATTCGAATCGATGGCTCCCATTTTCACACCTTTACGCGGGATATGAAAAAACCGTTCGATGAAGCGTTAATCCAAGCGTTTTGGGAGACCTGCAAGTACTTGGCGCAGAATATGATGGGCTGCAAGTTGATTTATCATCAAAGTGACGAGATATCGATTCTTTTGACCAATTATGACAAGCTAACAACACAATCCTGGTTTGAAAATAATCTGCAAAAGATGGTTTCGGTTTCGGCCTCAATGGCTACCGCAAAGTTCAATGAGGTCATTAAAGAAGCCTATCCGGATAAACCGCTGGCTACTTTTGATAGCCGGGCTTGGGTGCTTCCTCATGATGAAGTCACTAATTATTTTCTCTGGAGACAACAAGACGCGACTAAAAACAGTATTTCGATGGTGGCTCAGGCCAACTTTCCTCACGAGGAACTGCAGGGGTTGGACGGGGGAAAACTTCAGGATAAGCTGTTCTTGGAGAAAGGCATCAATTGGAACGACTTGCCCGTTTGGCAGAAACGCGGGGCATGCATTACCAAGCAGTTCTATAAAAAAGGGGAAGCGATTCGCAGCAAATGGGACGTAGACCTCAATACGCCGATTTTTAGTCAGGATAGAGAGTACATCAACCAATTCGTGTATTTATCAAAGGATGAATAA
- a CDS encoding WG repeat-containing protein, producing MEEQPLFRILVDGKYGFINNKGEIVIPPIYKMASDF from the coding sequence ATGGAGGAGCAACCGTTATTTAGAATCCTTGTAGATGGAAAATACGGCTTCATTAACAATAAGGGAGAAATCGTGATTCCTCCTATATACAAGATGGCAAGTGATTTCTGA
- a CDS encoding UDP-N-acetylmuramate dehydrogenase, with protein MKSELFVSNINLASFSTYDIGGDARWLAAPKTAEEVLTALEQASASGLLPFLFGMGSNLLFPDQPSKEMLFISLREQVDFHIKGERLYVSAGTPMSLLALLGLYGGLPDFEFTFLLPGTLGGGIYMNAKYFDRQICDVLDTVYYIDLTAIGRGIQAIAGQDCEFAYKKSIFQRHPWVIVGADLMTSRPVAPATIAVCRKQLAAPSLSISSLAEFSAYFIRQFEQRPNSSAAASAALKGIIADRTGKHHFSFPSCGSVFKNNYAIGQPIGKLVESLGLKGTERGKAIISPTHGNVIQNRGGAKAQDVLDLIKLVQEEIYKHYGFVPEPEVVIV; from the coding sequence ATGAAATCGGAACTGTTTGTTTCAAATATAAATTTGGCTTCCTTCTCGACTTATGATATCGGCGGTGACGCCCGCTGGTTGGCCGCTCCGAAGACGGCCGAAGAAGTGCTGACCGCTTTAGAGCAAGCTTCGGCCAGCGGTTTGTTGCCGTTTTTGTTCGGCATGGGCTCCAATCTGCTCTTTCCGGACCAGCCAAGCAAAGAAATGTTATTTATTTCCCTGCGGGAGCAGGTGGATTTCCATATAAAAGGAGAACGGCTGTATGTTTCCGCCGGTACGCCGATGTCGCTGCTGGCGCTGCTTGGACTATATGGGGGGCTTCCGGATTTCGAGTTTACTTTTTTGCTGCCCGGCACGCTGGGAGGCGGAATCTACATGAATGCCAAGTATTTTGACCGCCAGATCTGCGATGTCCTGGATACGGTGTACTACATCGACCTGACGGCGATTGGCCGGGGAATTCAGGCGATTGCGGGGCAAGACTGCGAGTTTGCCTACAAAAAATCGATTTTTCAGCGTCATCCCTGGGTGATTGTCGGCGCCGATTTAATGACCTCCCGCCCGGTCGCCCCCGCCACTATCGCCGTTTGCCGCAAGCAATTGGCCGCACCGTCGCTGAGCATTTCAAGCCTGGCGGAATTCTCGGCTTATTTTATCCGGCAATTTGAACAAAGACCGAACTCTTCCGCTGCGGCTTCAGCCGCGTTAAAAGGAATCATCGCGGATCGGACGGGAAAACATCACTTTTCTTTTCCATCCTGCGGTTCGGTCTTCAAAAACAATTACGCCATCGGACAGCCGATCGGCAAACTTGTGGAGAGCCTGGGCCTCAAAGGCACGGAACGCGGCAAAGCGATCATCTCCCCTACCCACGGCAACGTCATTCAAAACCGCGGAGGCGCGAAGGCACAGGATGTATTGGACCTGATAAAACTGGTGCAGGAGGAAATTTATAAACACTACGGTTTTGTCCCCGAGCCGGAAGTGGTGATTGTATAG